The DNA sequence AGGGGTGCAGCAAAATAACCTAACAATAACTAGTAATGTAACGTGCGAACCCCTCTTTTGAGTAGAGCAGTGGAGGGGAAAATAGACGAAATTAGAATTTCAACTATGTAGAAAAGATACATTTAAGGGAGAGTAATTTAATTATGAATTTTAAACATATAAGAAATTGTTTAACGTGTGAATTTGGTTTTGATAATGTTAAGCATGATCAGGACTGGAATGAAATTTTACCAGAAGTTTTGATTATAAAATGTGCTGGTAATACAGATCTTTATGGAACAGAGGTTTCTTATAAATCTTGTTGCCAATATTGGAGTGTTAGCTTAGAAGAATTTACTAGAGCAAGAAAGAAAATTTCTTATTATGATTTCTATAAAGATAAGTTGGATTTATTAGAAAATCGATAGATTTTCTTCTATCTCGATATATTAGAAATAAGTCGGCTCACTGAGTGGTATCGAAAGGGGGAGAAACGTTGAAATTAAGCGATTTGTCAAATTTAAGTATTGAAAAGAACCATATAATGCAAATCATCAATAATAATGAGTATAATAAATCAATTATTAATCATTATTCTAGACTTGCTGCAGAATATCCTGATGTTAATTTTAGTTCAAATATAGAAAACTTAGAGAATTGCAATAAGTTCTGGGTGATGGATCATTACCGAGAACAAAAGATTAAGGACTTTAAAAGGACTAATCTTTGCAAGGATAAATTTTGTAATAATTGTAAGCTAGTCAAACAAGCTTCAAGGCTTGCAAAGTTTATGCCCTTAATTGAAGATATAGCAAAAGATAAATACATATATCATTTAGTTTTAACAGTTCCAAACTGTAAAGGATCAGACTTAAAAGACACTATTAGAGAAAAAATATTCAAAAGTTTTGCTTATTTAATTGATTATTTAAAATTAAAAAAGAAAATAAAAGGTTTAGACTTTGAACAATATGGATATGAAGGTGCTATACGTTCCCTAGAGGTTACTTTTAAGGGAGATGATTATCACCCACACTTACATTGTATAATAGCCTTAGAAAAGCCCCTAGACGATAATAGACATATAAGAAATACTTTTTCAAGAAGTAGAAAGAATGGTTATAGAAAATTTACTGATTTTGAAATATTGATTCAGAAAATATGGTATTTATTAAATAATGGCGAAAGAGTTACAAAAAAAGCTATTGAAGAATTAGAAATTGGATATAGTTGTACGATAGATCCAGTGGATGAAAAATCAGTTCATGAGGTTTTTAAATATATGACAAAATCTACTGATGAAAAAGGTAATTTAATATCTTATGAAAACTTTAAAACTTTAAGAGAAGCACTTTATAAAGTTCGACAAATACAAGGATATGGTTGTTTTTATAATGTTAAAGATGATGACAGCATTATAGAGCAATTCGATGAAATATATGATATGTATATTGAATTATTAAGAGCAAAAGAAAATCCTCTTGAAGTGTGCGAGACTCCAGAGGATCTTCTAAAAGATAATCAAAATAAAATTATCTCACGTAAAATAGTACATAAACATTTACGTGAATTATACTCTTTGTAATTTAATTGTATCACATATAATATGCTACTTCTACACTTTGGGGGTTCACGGGGACCCAAAGGGGAGAGGTAGCTTTTTTTGTGATGCTTATATATTACAAGCGTAATTACAATTTGTAAATACGGTGGATAATGGTTGCTATGATTATCCAATAGTGCTATAATATAAAATATATTAAGGAGGTGTCATTTTATGGCAAAGAAAAAAAGAGCTTATATTTACGTTGATGAAGAAAAGTATGCCAGATTTAAAAAATTATTAGATATTATGGGAATTACTATGACAGGCTTCTTTGATGAAACTATGGATGAATTTTTAAGTAAAATGGAAGATGTTATTTTAAATCAAGATAAAGATGCTTTTTTAAAGATGATGTCTATTAACCTAGAAGAAATTCAAAAGGATCTTAGAAAAGAAATTAATGATTAGGGGTGGAATTATGCAAAAGGGTTTAACAGATGAAGAAGTTAGAAAACTATTAAAAGTTTTTAGTCCTTGCGATGTAGAGAGGATATTACAAAAATTTAGTATCGCCGATATTAGAAGGGTTATAAATAATCCTGATACGGAAGAATAGGCACAC is a window from the Tissierellales bacterium genome containing:
- a CDS encoding protein rep is translated as MKLSDLSNLSIEKNHIMQIINNNEYNKSIINHYSRLAAEYPDVNFSSNIENLENCNKFWVMDHYREQKIKDFKRTNLCKDKFCNNCKLVKQASRLAKFMPLIEDIAKDKYIYHLVLTVPNCKGSDLKDTIREKIFKSFAYLIDYLKLKKKIKGLDFEQYGYEGAIRSLEVTFKGDDYHPHLHCIIALEKPLDDNRHIRNTFSRSRKNGYRKFTDFEILIQKIWYLLNNGERVTKKAIEELEIGYSCTIDPVDEKSVHEVFKYMTKSTDEKGNLISYENFKTLREALYKVRQIQGYGCFYNVKDDDSIIEQFDEIYDMYIELLRAKENPLEVCETPEDLLKDNQNKIISRKIVHKHLRELYSL